One Cydia pomonella isolate Wapato2018A chromosome 14, ilCydPomo1, whole genome shotgun sequence DNA segment encodes these proteins:
- the LOC133525197 gene encoding replication factor C subunit 2: protein MSDDDITIMEVDEPEPKASKASQSKPAGHLPWIEKYRPQTFADIVGNEDTVARLAVFARTGNAPNIIIAGPPGVGKTTTILCLARALLGPAFKDAVLELNASNDRGIDVVRNKIKMFAQQKVTLPPGRHKIVILDEADSMTEGAQQALRRTMELYSATTRFALAANTSEKIIEPIQSRCAVLRYSKLTDAQILAKVVEVCEKEQLSYTEEGVSAVVFTAQGDLRAALNNLQATAQGFRHVAPDSVFRVCDEPHPMLVRGMLEACTRQDIHEAYKVIAKLCKLGYAAEDIVSNIFRVCKTLDASEELRLAFIREVGLTHMRVADGLAAPLQLAGLLARMCRVAGGGDSDW from the exons ATGAGTGACGACGACATAACTATAATGGAGGTGGacgagccggagccgaaggcgtcgAAAGCAAGCCAGAGCAAGCCGGCGGGACACCTGCCCTGGATTGAGAAGTACCGGCCTCAGACGTTCGCGGATATCGTCGGGAATGAGGATACTGTGGCCCGGCTGGCGGTGTTCGCGCGCACGGGCAACGCGCCCAACATCATCATCGCGGGGCCACCCGGCGTGGGTAAGACCACGACGATCCTGTGCCTGGCGCGCGCGCTGCTGGGCCCCGCGTTCAAGGACGCCGTGCTCGAGCTGAACGCCTCCAACGACCGTGGCATCGACGTCGTGCGCAACAAAATCAAGATGTTCGCGCAACAGAAG GTGACACTGCCACCGGGAAGACACAAGATCGTCATCTTGGACGAGGCTGACAGCATGACAGAGGGTGCCCAGCAGGCCCTGCGGCGCACCATGGAGCTGTACTCAGCCACCACGCGTTTTGCGCTAGCTGCCAATACCTCTGAGAAGATCATTGAGCCTATACAGTCACGCTGTGCTGTGCTACGATACTCCAAGCTTACAGATGCCCAGATACTCGCTAAG GTGGTAGAGGTATGCGAGAAAGAGCAGCTATCGTACACAGAAGAGGGCGTGAGCGCGGTGGTGTTCACGGCGCAGGGCGACCTCCGCGCCGCGCTCAACAACCTGCAGGCCACGGCGCAGGGCTTCCGCCACGTGGCGCCCGACAGCGTGTTCAGGGTGTGCGACGAGCCGCACCCCATGCTCGTGCGGGGCATGCTGGAGGCCTGCACCAGGCAGGATATACATGAGGCCTATAAG GTGATTGCGAAGCTGTGCAAACTAGGCTACGCGGCCGAGGACATCGTGTCCAACATCTTCCGCGTGTGCAAGACGCTGGACGCCAGCGAAGAGCTGCGGCTGGCCTTCATCCGCGAGGTCGGGCTGACGCACATGCGCGTGGCCGACGGGCTGGCGGCGCCGCTGCAGCTGGCCGGCCTGCTGGCCCGCATGTGTCGCGTGGCCGGCGGAGGGGACTCGGACTGGTGA
- the LOC133525202 gene encoding charged multivesicular body protein 2a, producing MEWLFGHRMTPEEMLRKNQRALNKAVRDLERERAKMEQQEKKLINDIKKLAKEGQMDAVKIMAKDLVRTRRYVRKFMLMKANIQAVGLKIQTLKSQSTMAQAMRGVTRAMATMNRQLNMPQIQKILQEFEKQSEIMDMKEEMMNDSIDEAMEGDEDEEESDAVVGQILDELGLQLNDTLSGLPQATGSLSISAKTPATPQAVAGGSGAGAGGAAGAGAGGAGGGAPDADAELQARLDNLRRE from the exons ATGGAGTGGCTGTTCGGGCACCGCATGACGCCGGAGGAGATGCTGCGCAAGAACCAGCGCGCGCTGAACAAGGCGGTGCGCGACCTGGAGCGCGAGCGCGCCAAGATGGAGCAGCAGGAAAAGAAACTCATCAACGATATAAAGAAGTTGGCCAAAGAAGGGCAGATG GATGCAGTAAAGATAATGGCGAAGGACCTGGTGCGCACACGGCGCTACGTGCGCAAGTTCATGCTAATGAAGGCCAACATCCAGGCTGTCGGCCTCAAGATCCAGACCCTCAAGTCACAGAGCACCATGGCGCAGGCCATGCGCGGCGTCACGCGCGCCATGGCCACCATGAACAGGCAGTTGAACATGCCACAGATACAGAAGATTCTGCAG GAGTTTGAGAAGCAGTCAGAGATCATGGACATGAAGGAGGAGATGATGAACGACTCCATCGATGAAGCCATGGAGGGAGACGAGGATGAAGAGGAGAG TGACGCGGTGGTCGGACAGATCCTGGACGAGCTGGGGCTGCAGCTCAACGACACGCTGTCCGGTCTGCCGCAGGCGACGGGCTCGCTATCGATATCTG CGAAGACACCCGCGACGCCGCAAGCGGTGGCGGGCGGgtcgggggcgggggcggggggcgcggcgggggcgggggcggggggcGCGGGGGGCGGCGCCCCGGACGCCGACGCCGAGCTGCAGGCGCGCCTCGACAACCTGCGCCGCGAGTAG